A region from the Algoriphagus machipongonensis genome encodes:
- a CDS encoding PQQ-dependent sugar dehydrogenase, which translates to MFSLNTRESYFTLMAFLLIFALGSCKESKPTDDPTVKPEENRFTKVVLTEGMDEPMEMTFLPNSRILFVERKGGVKILDEKTGELTLVTTIPVNTKYTNKEGAVREAEEGLMGVIAHPDFEQNHWVYLYYADPVDTKHVLARYELQGNELVESSKKILLEIPTQREECCHTGGGMAFDQEGNLFLTVGNNTANPRLGTSNLDERPGHENADDQRAPGNTNDLRGKILRIHPEDDGTYSIPEGNLFPVGTEKTRPEIYTMGHRNPWRPTIDSETGYLYWGEVGPDASIDSIWGPRGYDEFNQAKGPGFFGWPYFIGNNYPYTSHDYETETFGEFYDVNNPVNESVNNTGLRELPTPVIPAFIWYPYGVSEEFPLVGSSGRSATGGPVFRKADFAPDAPFTFPAYYEGKWLIVEFMRGWIMSVSMDENGDYQSMERFLPNDTFSSAIDMDFGPDGALYVLEYGSAWFRGNSNSRIVKIEYNAGNRKPNVHASADKLAGAIPFTTNFSAEGTNDFDDYDEGNLKYSWAIKSSDGSAVELEGPNPSYTFENAGEYQATLTVTDTKGESNSASLDLIAGNEEPVVIIDFDGKNRTFYFGESSLNYQVQVSDKEDGSSADGSIKANEVAVTFDYVPAGFDPIEIASKQSGAESMAVLTIGKNLIESSDCKSCHQYDKASIGPSYQAVADKYENTAENVKMLVGKVINGGSGVWGDHAMSAHPQLSESDVTRMVDYIMNMNELKPTVESLPLAGSVNAEVPEGEDGEGGYLLRAFYTDKGSGNTPSLTGEDYVALRNPFLDPQLSADRKGVQLLTTPRVSFSMIGDQSYFSFKDIDMTGIKEIMFYLGISDRVGAIGASVEVRLDSPTGELLGETEKVTKAPAGGGFRPPEGMTMTEWRRQLSATPSTKISEVSGTHDIYFIFKNSEAAPDQVLVSVNEVEFKNK; encoded by the coding sequence ATGTTCTCTTTAAATACCAGAGAAAGCTATTTCACCCTTATGGCTTTCCTATTGATCTTTGCTTTGGGTAGCTGTAAAGAATCTAAACCCACCGATGATCCCACAGTTAAACCTGAAGAAAATAGGTTTACAAAAGTGGTATTGACAGAGGGAATGGATGAACCCATGGAAATGACTTTCCTTCCCAATAGTAGAATTCTCTTTGTGGAAAGAAAAGGTGGCGTCAAAATTCTAGACGAAAAAACTGGGGAATTGACCCTGGTCACTACCATCCCAGTTAATACAAAATACACAAACAAGGAAGGTGCTGTCAGAGAAGCTGAAGAGGGATTAATGGGTGTAATCGCACATCCTGATTTTGAGCAAAATCATTGGGTTTACCTATATTATGCAGATCCGGTAGATACGAAACATGTGTTGGCTAGGTATGAACTGCAAGGGAATGAATTGGTAGAAAGCTCCAAAAAAATCTTGTTAGAGATTCCTACTCAAAGAGAAGAATGTTGCCATACTGGTGGAGGAATGGCCTTTGATCAAGAAGGCAATTTATTTTTAACGGTAGGTAATAATACTGCCAATCCTAGATTAGGTACATCCAATCTGGATGAGAGACCAGGTCATGAAAATGCTGATGATCAAAGAGCGCCAGGAAACACCAATGATTTAAGAGGTAAAATTTTAAGAATCCATCCAGAGGATGATGGAACCTACAGCATTCCTGAAGGAAATTTATTTCCTGTTGGGACTGAAAAAACAAGACCCGAAATCTACACGATGGGTCACAGAAACCCCTGGAGACCTACGATTGATAGTGAAACAGGCTATTTGTATTGGGGAGAAGTGGGGCCAGATGCCTCTATTGACTCTATTTGGGGTCCAAGAGGATATGATGAATTTAATCAGGCCAAAGGTCCGGGCTTTTTTGGATGGCCATATTTCATTGGCAACAACTATCCTTATACCAGCCATGATTATGAAACAGAAACCTTTGGTGAATTCTACGATGTAAATAACCCAGTCAATGAATCTGTCAATAACACAGGTTTAAGAGAATTGCCCACTCCTGTAATTCCTGCATTCATTTGGTATCCATATGGGGTATCCGAAGAGTTTCCTTTAGTAGGAAGTTCTGGAAGGAGTGCCACAGGTGGACCTGTATTTAGGAAAGCTGATTTTGCACCTGATGCTCCCTTTACTTTTCCAGCTTATTATGAAGGGAAATGGTTGATCGTGGAGTTTATGAGAGGCTGGATTATGTCTGTATCCATGGATGAAAATGGAGATTATCAATCGATGGAAAGATTTTTGCCAAACGATACATTTAGCTCTGCTATTGATATGGATTTTGGTCCTGATGGTGCCTTGTATGTTTTAGAATATGGAAGTGCATGGTTTAGAGGAAATTCCAATTCGAGAATTGTAAAAATCGAGTACAATGCAGGAAACAGAAAGCCAAATGTCCATGCATCAGCTGATAAATTAGCTGGAGCTATTCCTTTTACTACCAATTTTTCAGCAGAAGGTACGAATGACTTTGATGATTATGATGAGGGAAATTTGAAGTATTCTTGGGCTATCAAATCGTCTGATGGTTCAGCGGTAGAACTAGAGGGCCCTAACCCATCCTATACATTTGAAAATGCAGGTGAATATCAGGCGACTTTAACAGTTACTGATACCAAAGGCGAATCAAATTCTGCTAGCTTGGATTTGATTGCTGGAAATGAGGAACCAGTGGTTATCATTGATTTTGACGGGAAAAACCGAACATTCTACTTCGGAGAGAGCTCACTAAATTATCAAGTTCAGGTTTCTGACAAGGAAGATGGTAGCAGCGCAGATGGCAGTATCAAAGCAAATGAGGTAGCCGTTACATTTGACTATGTGCCTGCTGGTTTTGATCCGATCGAAATTGCTTCTAAACAAAGTGGAGCAGAATCTATGGCTGTGCTAACCATTGGCAAAAATCTTATTGAGTCAAGCGATTGTAAGTCTTGTCATCAATATGACAAAGCTTCTATTGGACCAAGCTATCAAGCTGTGGCTGATAAATATGAAAACACTGCAGAAAATGTAAAAATGTTAGTGGGCAAAGTAATTAATGGTGGAAGTGGTGTATGGGGAGATCATGCCATGAGTGCGCATCCTCAATTATCAGAGTCAGATGTTACCAGGATGGTAGATTATATCATGAATATGAATGAACTGAAACCTACTGTAGAATCCCTTCCTTTAGCTGGATCTGTAAATGCAGAAGTTCCAGAAGGGGAAGATGGCGAAGGAGGTTATTTGTTACGTGCTTTCTATACAGATAAAGGTTCTGGAAACACACCATCTTTAACAGGAGAGGACTATGTTGCCTTGAGAAATCCATTCCTAGACCCACAACTGTCAGCAGATCGTAAAGGAGTCCAATTGTTAACCACACCAAGAGTTAGCTTCTCGATGATTGGAGATCAGTCCTATTTTAGTTTCAAGGATATCGACATGACAGGTATCAAAGAAATCATGTTTTATCTAGGTATCAGTGATCGTGTGGGAGCTATCGGTGCATCTGTAGAGGTTAGATTAGATTCTCCTACTGGAGAATTATTAGGAGAAACAGAAAAAGTTACGAAAGCTCCTGCAGGTGGAGGCTTTAGACCACCGGAAGGGATGACTATGACAGAATGGAGAAGACAATTGTCCGCTACCCCTTCAACAAAAATTTCTGAAGTGTCAGGGACTCATGATATTTACTTTATCTTTAAGAATTCAGAGGCAGCCCCAGATCAGGTATTGGTTTCTGTAAATGAAGTAGAGTTTAAAAACAAGTAA
- a CDS encoding AsmA-like C-terminal region-containing protein: MKKFLIITAGVFIVLIGAAIAFPILFKDKIAARIDQEIAQSVNAKVLYDLDNVSLSIFRSFPNISANIQEFGIVGNAPFETDTLVTLDELQIDFNLKSVLFDDYPTLTGVHLNGGNLYIKVLQDGTANYDIMYPSTDTTAVAEESNMRIGIDQIEINHLNLVYDDRQLDYFMALGEINAQGNGEFTSDVYELPIELEALIAEVNYEGTSYLSNKNFSGETALTVDMEQMKFTLGEGNFQLNDFIFGLTGFLSMPDEDINLDLAFEGKDNEFKSILSLVPGIYSDSFSSLETSGTMDFQGNVKGVYNEQKFPSFDVSLKIADGMFKYQDLPKPVKNVNLDMQVLNETDQIDNTSISIPNFNLDFGSNPISGKFFLSDLISYTIDAAVKGNLNLEELTSIFPIEGMDLKGNLALDAVAKGRYDSVANEIPNIDANFSLVNGYAKSADYPAPLEAINVKAIVKNSTGKMNDFLVNLSQFGFELEGEEIQGNMTIEDFDKLNWNGQVKGAVDLKKLLTIFPMEDMSMEGKILADIQTKGSYAAIEAKNYQQLETKGSIDVSNFKYNSVDVPQGVEISKANATFSPERITLTQMDSKLGESQVNASGSLSNYMNYLLGENGTLKGQLTVNSPRFNVNEWMSESTQTDSSNSELTVIELPKNIDFTMSVAANEVLYDNMNLKEMKGEMLLKDGILTFRDASMSTMGGRIALTGSYDSRDLSTPKFNFDLNVSDLSISEAFSTLNTVKAFAPIAQNLTGTFNSNLNFSGVLGQDMMPLLASLDGNGLLKVAETALKDSKILEGITSLTKLKDVNTLQLKNVTIPISIDNGVMDVKPFDVKLWDYQAKVQGTAGFDGSINYLINLDVPANKFGSQANSLLATVTGTKVDENTTIPLALNLTGTYKSPKVGLAGGNSIESLVADALKARISGETLSLKTKATEEFNASQDSVKQQLKLKSEVAQDSAKKEVDKQTNASKDKAVEEAKNLLKGFLKSSTQTKKDTTVKKDN, translated from the coding sequence ATGAAAAAGTTTCTAATAATAACTGCTGGAGTATTTATCGTATTAATCGGAGCTGCTATTGCATTTCCCATTCTTTTTAAGGATAAAATTGCTGCCCGAATTGACCAAGAAATTGCCCAATCTGTGAACGCTAAAGTCCTTTATGATTTGGACAATGTCAGTTTGAGCATTTTTCGGAGCTTTCCCAATATCTCAGCAAACATTCAAGAATTCGGAATTGTAGGGAATGCTCCCTTTGAAACCGATACTCTAGTAACACTGGATGAATTACAGATAGATTTCAACCTAAAATCGGTTCTTTTTGATGATTACCCAACACTTACTGGGGTACACCTCAATGGAGGAAATCTATATATTAAAGTGCTTCAAGATGGTACTGCCAATTATGATATTATGTACCCAAGCACAGACACTACTGCTGTAGCTGAAGAAAGCAATATGAGAATCGGAATAGATCAAATTGAGATCAACCATCTCAACTTAGTCTATGATGATAGACAGCTCGATTATTTTATGGCTTTAGGAGAAATTAATGCTCAGGGAAACGGTGAATTTACTTCAGATGTTTATGAACTTCCGATTGAACTAGAGGCATTAATTGCGGAAGTCAACTATGAGGGGACTTCTTACCTTTCCAACAAGAATTTCTCAGGAGAAACTGCTTTAACTGTAGATATGGAGCAGATGAAATTCACTTTGGGAGAAGGCAATTTCCAACTGAATGATTTCATTTTTGGTCTAACAGGATTTTTGAGCATGCCTGATGAGGATATAAACCTTGACTTAGCTTTTGAAGGAAAAGACAATGAATTTAAAAGTATCCTATCACTGGTACCAGGAATCTATTCTGACAGCTTTTCTAGTTTAGAAACTTCCGGAACCATGGATTTTCAGGGTAATGTAAAGGGAGTTTATAACGAGCAGAAGTTTCCATCTTTTGATGTGTCTTTAAAAATCGCTGATGGGATGTTTAAATATCAGGATCTGCCAAAACCCGTGAAAAATGTCAATTTAGACATGCAGGTGTTGAATGAAACAGACCAAATAGATAATACCTCTATTTCCATCCCAAATTTCAATTTGGACTTTGGTAGCAATCCGATTTCAGGTAAATTTTTCTTATCAGATTTGATTTCATATACCATTGATGCGGCTGTAAAAGGAAACTTGAATTTAGAAGAATTGACTTCTATTTTCCCAATAGAGGGAATGGATCTGAAAGGTAACCTAGCTCTTGATGCTGTCGCAAAAGGAAGATATGACTCAGTAGCAAATGAAATTCCAAACATTGATGCAAACTTCTCATTAGTGAATGGGTATGCAAAAAGTGCTGACTATCCTGCGCCTTTGGAAGCTATCAATGTCAAGGCTATCGTTAAAAACAGCACAGGAAAAATGAATGACTTCTTGGTAAACTTGAGCCAATTTGGTTTCGAGTTGGAAGGAGAAGAAATCCAAGGAAACATGACCATTGAGGACTTTGATAAACTCAACTGGAATGGGCAGGTAAAAGGTGCCGTAGACTTGAAAAAGCTTTTGACAATTTTCCCAATGGAAGACATGAGCATGGAAGGGAAAATTCTGGCTGATATACAAACTAAAGGTTCTTATGCCGCCATAGAAGCTAAAAACTACCAACAACTGGAAACGAAGGGTTCTATAGACGTTTCCAATTTTAAATACAATTCTGTTGATGTTCCACAAGGAGTAGAGATTTCTAAAGCTAATGCTACGTTCAGCCCTGAACGAATTACTTTGACACAAATGGATTCCAAGCTTGGTGAAAGCCAAGTCAATGCCAGTGGTTCATTGAGTAATTATATGAATTACCTTTTGGGAGAGAATGGAACTCTTAAAGGTCAGCTGACTGTCAACAGTCCGCGTTTCAATGTAAATGAATGGATGAGTGAATCGACTCAAACCGATAGCTCTAATTCTGAACTCACCGTCATTGAGCTTCCCAAAAATATAGATTTCACCATGTCAGTTGCAGCCAACGAGGTTTTATACGACAATATGAACCTGAAGGAAATGAAAGGTGAAATGCTATTGAAAGATGGGATTCTTACTTTCAGGGATGCCTCTATGAGTACGATGGGAGGTAGAATTGCCTTGACTGGTAGCTATGACTCAAGGGATTTATCTACACCGAAATTTAATTTCGATTTAAATGTATCCGATCTAAGCATTTCTGAGGCATTTAGTACATTGAACACTGTAAAGGCATTTGCACCGATTGCACAAAATCTAACAGGTACCTTCAATTCCAATTTGAATTTTTCTGGAGTTTTGGGTCAAGACATGATGCCATTATTAGCTAGTTTGGATGGAAACGGTCTATTGAAAGTGGCAGAAACCGCTTTAAAGGACAGTAAAATCCTAGAAGGCATCACGAGTCTTACCAAACTAAAAGATGTCAATACTTTACAGCTAAAGAATGTTACCATTCCAATCTCTATAGACAATGGAGTAATGGATGTGAAACCATTTGATGTGAAACTTTGGGATTATCAGGCCAAGGTTCAGGGTACAGCTGGATTTGATGGCTCAATCAATTACTTGATCAATTTGGATGTGCCTGCAAATAAATTCGGTTCGCAGGCCAATTCCTTGTTGGCAACGGTCACAGGTACGAAAGTCGATGAAAATACAACCATTCCTTTAGCACTTAATCTTACAGGAACCTATAAATCACCAAAAGTGGGATTAGCCGGTGGTAATAGCATTGAATCGCTGGTAGCAGATGCACTCAAAGCAAGGATCAGTGGAGAAACTTTATCCTTAAAGACTAAAGCTACAGAGGAATTTAACGCTTCTCAGGACAGTGTTAAGCAGCAATTAAAGCTGAAATCTGAAGTTGCTCAAGACAGCGCGAAAAAAGAAGTGGATAAGCAAACTAATGCCAGTAAAGACAAAGCAGTAGAAGAAGCCAAAAATTTGTTGAAAGGATTCCTTAAAAGCAGCACCCAAACCAAGAAGGATACGACAGTGAAGAAAGATAATTGA
- a CDS encoding helix-turn-helix domain-containing protein — protein sequence MDLQSGSFIQSAIEIVLSNLDDSDFNGNELASALSLSREQTHRKLKKSTSLSTGRFIRYIRLLKAYEYLLKTDFTGSEISFKVGFDNPSYFNKCFKDDFGISPGEIKKMEDTFSPKGKDIYEFYLHPEIHEILKKAIPLPWDVDSTSKKNYQSLIWIALLIIVPFGIYFFQKEDSSKFHLPQNSRIAIVPLKNETGNSQLNSIGEIASSWIATQLDNVEGIKTVPAFTVDEYLPSLGVLSNDQENRPTFSELVDARNLLIGNYYLSNDVIYFDVSLIDGISLESIYHFPIKKGHRDSVMSIIEEIRLDVLGLLVNLEDVKIGKLKPPSYDAYSAYLKGLAEMKDGLYPSKAYNYFREATTLEPNFVMAQIFMSWFVDYSKVDSIMERVEKIPTMTQYEMSLYLEQSNMFQRRYKEALQVCLGILDDYQQDYYFNIMAGHKYKSLFMPEKALEVLAQVQNPNVNEMGLIWHYFKTRNKAESLLMLHRFDECVEYLKSIPEDLQNSAIPELWISTYVGMGKGRGSVDSLLNTYRDQSLYPAYLVHAALEYQLKSNDSSSKYFANKAIEFLKEFPNEGVGDYDLIDAYFLAGDLENAESLINDRLKLQPKLKLELEIYLTYVKAKRSSFNQIENLLNQFGDQTELKWRRHEYPYHIAYHKARILALAGFKKEAISQLAIAKEEGQLRHYWDYERDIFLVSLFDDPDFQKLVQVES from the coding sequence ATGGATTTACAAAGCGGAAGTTTTATTCAATCAGCTATTGAAATAGTATTATCCAATTTGGATGATAGTGATTTTAATGGAAATGAATTGGCTTCTGCCTTATCCCTAAGTAGAGAACAAACTCATCGGAAATTAAAAAAATCTACTTCATTATCCACGGGTAGATTTATCAGATATATAAGGTTACTCAAAGCCTATGAATATCTGCTAAAAACTGATTTTACCGGTTCAGAGATTAGTTTTAAAGTAGGTTTTGACAATCCTTCCTATTTCAATAAGTGCTTCAAAGATGATTTTGGAATTAGTCCAGGAGAGATCAAAAAAATGGAAGATACCTTCAGCCCTAAAGGGAAAGATATCTACGAATTTTATTTGCATCCGGAAATTCATGAAATACTAAAAAAAGCCATCCCTTTGCCTTGGGATGTCGATTCAACTTCGAAAAAAAACTATCAAAGTTTGATTTGGATAGCACTCTTGATCATTGTTCCATTCGGAATTTATTTTTTTCAAAAAGAAGACTCATCAAAATTCCATTTACCTCAGAACTCCAGAATCGCAATTGTTCCTTTAAAAAACGAAACAGGAAATTCTCAGCTGAATTCCATAGGTGAAATTGCCAGTAGCTGGATTGCTACGCAGCTGGATAATGTGGAAGGTATCAAAACTGTTCCTGCTTTTACTGTAGATGAATACCTTCCTAGCTTGGGTGTATTAAGCAATGATCAGGAAAATCGACCTACCTTTTCAGAGTTGGTTGATGCTCGGAACTTACTGATTGGGAATTATTACCTATCGAACGATGTAATTTATTTTGATGTGAGTTTGATTGATGGTATATCACTGGAATCGATCTATCATTTTCCAATCAAAAAAGGGCATAGGGATAGCGTGATGTCCATAATTGAAGAAATAAGACTGGATGTCTTGGGACTCCTTGTCAATTTGGAAGATGTAAAAATCGGGAAATTGAAACCTCCGAGCTATGATGCATACAGTGCATATTTAAAAGGACTTGCTGAAATGAAAGATGGATTATATCCATCTAAGGCCTATAATTATTTCAGAGAAGCTACCACTCTGGAACCCAATTTTGTCATGGCCCAGATTTTTATGTCCTGGTTTGTCGATTATTCAAAAGTTGACTCAATCATGGAAAGGGTTGAAAAAATTCCCACAATGACCCAATATGAAATGTCCTTATACCTTGAGCAATCAAATATGTTTCAAAGAAGGTATAAGGAAGCTTTGCAGGTTTGCTTGGGCATATTGGATGATTATCAGCAGGATTATTATTTTAATATTATGGCAGGACATAAATACAAGTCTCTTTTTATGCCAGAAAAAGCCTTGGAAGTATTAGCCCAAGTTCAGAATCCCAATGTCAATGAAATGGGTTTGATTTGGCATTATTTCAAAACTAGGAATAAAGCAGAATCTCTCCTGATGCTCCACAGGTTTGATGAATGTGTTGAATATTTAAAGTCGATTCCGGAAGATTTACAAAATTCAGCTATTCCCGAATTATGGATTAGTACCTATGTAGGGATGGGAAAAGGGCGGGGTTCGGTGGATAGTTTGCTAAATACCTATCGTGATCAATCACTTTATCCAGCATATTTGGTTCATGCAGCATTGGAATATCAATTAAAATCCAATGATTCTTCGTCGAAGTATTTTGCGAATAAAGCGATTGAATTCCTAAAAGAATTTCCGAATGAAGGAGTTGGAGATTATGACTTGATCGATGCTTATTTTTTAGCTGGAGATCTGGAAAATGCCGAGAGCTTGATAAATGATAGGCTAAAACTTCAGCCAAAATTGAAGCTAGAATTAGAGATCTATTTGACTTATGTAAAAGCAAAAAGAAGTTCCTTTAATCAAATTGAAAATCTCCTCAATCAATTTGGAGATCAAACGGAATTAAAATGGAGACGGCACGAATACCCCTACCACATTGCCTATCATAAAGCCAGGATTTTAGCTTTGGCAGGTTTTAAAAAAGAAGCGATTTCACAATTGGCAATAGCCAAGGAAGAAGGACAATTAAGACATTATTGGGATTATGAAAGAGATATATTTTTAGTCTCGCTTTTTGATGACCCTGATTTTCAAAAACTTGTTCAGGTGGAAAGCTGA
- a CDS encoding cupin domain-containing protein has protein sequence MKNYFIMSAVFLLGFLAAMGFKEKANPEKHIAISDFPKNMVINHLDDWGGMSVAVNEMPAGTDLGPLLEGLKNNSCQVPHWGYIIKGSLKMIYDEDGEVILNEGDLFYMPPGHSAVVLDDLKLLDFSPEKGMKQVVEHIEKKVAEMNQN, from the coding sequence ATGAAAAATTACTTTATCATGTCGGCAGTTTTCCTTCTGGGATTTTTAGCTGCAATGGGCTTTAAAGAAAAAGCCAATCCTGAAAAACATATTGCGATCTCTGATTTTCCAAAGAATATGGTCATCAATCACTTGGATGATTGGGGAGGTATGTCTGTAGCAGTAAACGAAATGCCTGCTGGTACAGACTTGGGGCCTTTATTGGAAGGCCTGAAAAATAATTCTTGTCAAGTTCCACATTGGGGATACATCATCAAAGGTTCTTTGAAAATGATTTATGATGAGGATGGTGAAGTAATCTTAAATGAGGGAGACTTGTTTTATATGCCTCCGGGACATTCAGCTGTAGTTTTGGACGACCTTAAACTATTAGATTTTAGTCCGGAGAAAGGAATGAAACAAGTAGTGGAACATATTGAGAAAAAGGTAGCGGAGATGAATCAAAACTAA
- a CDS encoding alpha/beta hydrolase family protein translates to MIKIIKKKFKQAWAWICAKFLLIKPGDNSFKGAAVGLLIGSVGLLLLSSLLRAINIRDPWVLVLGLLMVAAAVLSGMLSARLYNLLNRIPRWNKIAFFASIPLLFTVFFGNEKLLLASILIFSLLGATWFTLSKTGFKNLKTPKKVVFIIGALIGIAGLIMSIYYYSLKGLEMDEIENAALYSEVSIPHIAGESPATKGKYVVKTMSYGSGMDKHREEFGEEVTYKTESVNGVAFLDDWDGFGGWWREKYWGFDSKALPINGRVWYPEGTGPFPLVLVVHGNHSMQDYSDPGYDYLGELLASRGMILASVDENFINGSWSDLFGGLSKENDARGWLLLEHLKVWEEWNSSSDHAFAGKIDMSRISLIGHSRGGEAVAHAAMLNELDFYPDDATIPLGYHFNLQSIIAIAPVDGQYEPGGTLTKLKDINYFVFHGAQDADVSSFMGSMQFERVTFEDSSYHFKTGLYIQGANHGQFNTSWGDNDTGNPFKGLINLEQQLDEKSQQEIAKVYISAFLEITLRKKIKYLPLFMDARQGKNWLPETIYLNQFEDSNTKYLVDFNEDFDVITASNNGKIHGENLTVWRESEVKLNYREKGTRAVYLGWNYDLEDSLKEKPIETSVPDSLIATYTLDLPVGEYHLDSTSVFVFEMSESTESSNPKTGGKWVNENNNEEVSNSNDEIEEESKNENLEEKENEGQEGEEKEDSDEKEPEKPLDLSILLVDSLGNEVKFLLSDFSALQRQVKVQILKTDFLENDGTSEIVFQKFAFELQAFRSKNPAFESSKLKRIRFIFDQNEKGVVVMNHIGFMKKLNSVTTL, encoded by the coding sequence ATGATCAAGATTATTAAAAAGAAGTTCAAGCAAGCTTGGGCATGGATTTGTGCCAAATTTCTACTAATCAAGCCCGGAGACAATTCGTTTAAAGGTGCAGCTGTAGGTTTGCTGATAGGTAGTGTTGGATTGCTCCTTCTTTCTTCACTACTGAGAGCTATTAATATTCGAGATCCATGGGTTTTAGTACTGGGCTTATTGATGGTTGCAGCAGCAGTTTTGTCGGGAATGCTGAGTGCAAGGCTTTATAACTTGTTGAACAGAATTCCCAGATGGAATAAAATCGCTTTTTTCGCGTCCATTCCACTATTATTTACGGTGTTTTTTGGAAATGAGAAGTTGCTATTGGCATCCATACTGATTTTTTCTTTGCTGGGAGCCACTTGGTTTACCTTATCCAAAACTGGTTTTAAAAACCTAAAAACACCGAAGAAAGTTGTCTTCATAATCGGTGCACTTATTGGAATTGCAGGCCTCATTATGTCCATTTATTACTATTCCCTAAAGGGGCTTGAAATGGATGAAATCGAAAATGCTGCTCTTTATTCCGAAGTTTCCATCCCACACATTGCTGGAGAATCTCCTGCTACCAAAGGAAAGTATGTTGTGAAAACCATGAGCTATGGTAGTGGAATGGACAAGCATAGGGAGGAATTTGGAGAAGAGGTTACCTATAAAACAGAATCAGTAAACGGAGTTGCTTTTTTGGATGATTGGGATGGGTTTGGTGGTTGGTGGAGAGAAAAGTACTGGGGATTTGATTCAAAAGCCCTACCTATCAACGGCAGGGTTTGGTATCCTGAAGGGACGGGGCCATTCCCATTAGTTTTAGTTGTTCATGGGAATCATTCCATGCAGGATTATTCAGACCCAGGTTATGATTATTTGGGAGAGTTATTAGCCTCCCGAGGAATGATTTTGGCTTCTGTTGATGAAAATTTCATCAATGGTTCTTGGTCTGATCTTTTTGGAGGATTAAGCAAAGAAAATGATGCCCGAGGTTGGCTGTTGTTAGAGCATTTAAAGGTTTGGGAGGAGTGGAATTCTTCTTCAGACCATGCTTTTGCTGGGAAAATAGATATGAGTAGAATTTCCTTGATTGGTCATTCCAGAGGTGGTGAGGCGGTTGCTCATGCAGCAATGCTAAATGAATTGGATTTTTATCCAGATGATGCAACCATTCCTTTGGGTTATCATTTCAACCTTCAATCCATCATTGCCATTGCTCCAGTTGATGGACAATACGAACCAGGAGGCACCTTAACCAAACTCAAAGACATCAACTATTTCGTTTTCCACGGTGCTCAAGATGCCGATGTAAGTTCATTTATGGGATCTATGCAATTTGAGCGAGTAACATTTGAAGATTCTAGCTATCACTTTAAGACTGGGCTTTACATTCAAGGAGCAAATCACGGACAGTTTAATACTTCTTGGGGAGATAATGATACTGGTAATCCTTTCAAAGGCCTAATTAATTTAGAGCAGCAGTTGGATGAAAAAAGCCAGCAAGAAATTGCGAAGGTTTATATCAGTGCTTTTTTGGAAATTACCTTAAGGAAGAAAATAAAATACCTTCCTTTATTTATGGATGCCCGACAAGGAAAAAACTGGCTTCCCGAGACGATATATTTGAATCAATTTGAAGATTCTAACACTAAGTATCTGGTCGATTTTAACGAGGATTTTGATGTGATTACAGCATCTAATAATGGAAAAATCCATGGGGAAAACTTAACCGTATGGAGAGAATCAGAAGTCAAATTAAATTATCGGGAAAAGGGCACTAGAGCAGTTTATTTGGGATGGAACTATGATTTGGAAGATAGCTTAAAAGAAAAACCAATTGAAACTAGTGTCCCAGACTCTTTGATTGCTACCTATACTTTGGACTTACCTGTGGGAGAATACCATTTAGATTCTACCTCTGTTTTTGTTTTTGAAATGTCAGAATCCACAGAAAGCTCCAACCCTAAAACGGGTGGAAAATGGGTGAATGAAAATAACAATGAGGAGGTGAGTAACTCCAACGATGAGATTGAAGAAGAAAGCAAGAATGAAAATCTGGAAGAAAAGGAAAATGAGGGTCAAGAAGGTGAGGAAAAGGAGGATTCAGATGAGAAGGAACCCGAAAAGCCTTTGGACCTGAGTATTTTGCTTGTTGATTCTTTAGGAAATGAAGTGAAATTTTTACTCAGTGATTTTTCTGCCCTCCAAAGACAGGTTAAAGTTCAAATTTTAAAAACAGATTTTTTGGAGAATGATGGAACTTCGGAGATCGTATTCCAAAAATTTGCTTTTGAACTACAAGCATTTCGTTCCAAGAACCCAGCCTTTGAATCGAGTAAGCTAAAGCGTATCCGGTTTATTTTTGATCAGAATGAAAAAGGGGTGGTTGTTATGAATCATATTGGGTTTATGAAAAAGTTGAATTCGGTGACAACACTTTAG